The DNA window AGCCCGGCTGCTTTATGCCAGCCAGTGGTCATGCTGGTAGTGCTGTGATTATAAAATTGATGTTAATAGGGGAGTTTTAGGGTGAGTGCTGATAACAACGCCGGTTTGCCGGAGCAAGAGACGAATAACAACGCGGATGCCAGGCCAGTGCTGCGCACTACCCAGTGGGGGTGGATGCTGGGTGCTTTTGTGGCGGGTCTGTTGGGTAAGGCTGTGCATATTTCCGGGGGCGTGGTGACTTTTGCCGTGTTTTATTTTCTGCAGTCCAGAGTGGGGCCGGTGAATGCTATTGTGTCAGGTGCGATTGCTGGCGTTGCCTCTGGTCTGGGGATTGCTGCCTTGCTGGGGCAGTAACGGCAGCAGATTCAGCCTGGCAGAACAGTCTGTTAGAGCGCGGTCGGAGTATGCAGGCGCGGCAGATAGGCTACAGTGTATAAGTTTTTACCCTTGGGAGCGCAACCTATGACTGTACAAACATTACCAAAGCAGCAGGTCGGTTCGGTGACGCAGTGGCTGCGTAACGCGCTGCTGAGCCTGTGTGTGGCGACACCGCTGGCGCTGCAGGCCGCCCCGGAGGGTGTAACCCAGGTCGATCTGGGCAAGGCGAAAGTGAGCATGATTAACGATGGTGTGTATGCACGCCCGCTGGATGAAAAATTTGTTACCAACGCGCCACTGGAGCAGGTAACCCAGGCGCTGCGCGACGTTGGTTTACCGGATGATCGTTTTGATATTCCGTTTAATCCGCTGCTGGTGGATATCGGCAAAGAGCGGGTATTGATTGATACCGGCCACGGTGAGTTTGGCGGCCCGACTATGGGGTTGTTGCTGCAGCGACTGCAGCAGGCGGGTGTGGAACCTGAATCGGTCACCACGGTGCTGATCACCCATTTTCACGGCGACCATATCAATGGCCTGCGCAATAAAGCCGGCGAGCTGGCCTTCCCCAATGCCAAAGTAATGGTGCCGGCGGGTGAGTGGGACTGGTGGATGAATGACGAACGCATGGCGCAAACCCCGGAAGCCGGCCGTGGTACGTTTAATGCTGCCCGCCGCGTCTTTGGCCCGCTGGCCGATAGCGTTGTGAAAGTGCAGCCGGGTGATGAAGTGGTGCCGGGAATCCGTGCGCTGGATGCTGCCGGCCATACGCCGGGCCATACCGCTTATATGATTGATGGCGGCAAGCGTAAGCTGCTGTACTGGGCCGATACCACCAATATCGCAATTTTTGTGCGTAACCCGGACTGGAGCGTGCAGTTTGATATGGACGCCGAAAAAGCCCGTGAAACCCGTCGTCGTATCGCTGATCTGGCTATTCGTGAAAAAGCGTTGGTGGGCGGTTTCCATCTGCCCGGTTCGGCCGTGGGTGAGTTAAAAGCCAAAGGTAGTGGCTATGAATTTACTCCGCTGAAATAATTTCTTTTTTATTACCGGTCGTGGCGCTTCTGTAACAGCGCCACGTTCTTTACCGGAATTTCACACCGCCAGCCGTAGTGGCTGGCCAGCCAATAAAAAGTATCTTCTTTATAAAACACCACATGGGTCGGGTCACGGCGGTAATGCCAGTTGGCAAAGGCGCTGTCATCGGTCTGGAAACTGGTCATTATCGCCAGCCAGCCGCCGGGTTTTAATAACGTATTTAAGCGGTCAAACTCCTGTGCCGGCTGATGAAAATGTTCAGCCACTTCGGTGCAGGTAATAAAATCATAGGTGCGCTGCAGTGCTTCGGTGTCGGGCTGAAACACCGGGTCGTAAAGGCTCATCTGGTGGCCGGCCTGAGTCAGCATGTCGGCCAGTGCCGGACCGGGGCCGCAGCCGTAATCCAGCCCTTGTTGCGCGGACTGTAAACGTTGTAATAGCGGTTCGCTTACGCGCATTAAAAAGCGGCGGTAGCCGTCGTCGTTCACATCGTTCTGATGCAGCTGGTATTCCTGCTGCTCACTTTCGGCGCTGGGTAATTGTTGCGGGTCGAGGAAAGTGGCTTTGCAGCGTTCGCAGCGCCAGTAGTCGCGCTGACCGGCGTGCATAAAATAGCGGCTGCCGTGGGTGCAAACCGGGCAGGGTGGTGGAGTATCTGAAATGGAAGAATTTTGCGGGGAAGAAACCATGGGCCACTTATCTGAACGGTAAGTGCCCATGATAACGGCGACGGTACGGTTATGCAGCTTCTGCTGCTGCGTACACGCCGCCGGTAGCCGGTTATTTCAGATCGAAACGGTCGGCGTTCATTACTTTCACCCAAGCATTAATGAAGTCGTGCACGAACTTCGCCCGGTTATCATCCTGTGCGTACACTTCAGCGTACGAGCGCAGGATGGAGTTGGAGCCAAACACCAGGTCAACCCGCGTTGCGGTCCAGCGGGTTTTGCCGCTGTTGCGCTCCACGATGTTGTACGTGTTTTTGCCGGTCGGTTCCCAGCGGTAGTTCATGTCGGTAAGGTTGACGAAGAAATCGTTACTCAACACGCCCACCCGGTCGGTGAATATGCCATGCTGAGTGCCACCGTGGTTGGTGCCCAGCACGCGCATGCCGCCGATTAACGCCGTCATTTCCGGCGCGGTCAGCCCCATTAATTGGGTACGGTCGAGCAGCATTTCTTCCGGCGTCACCACATAGTCTTTTTTCACCCAGTTGCGGAAACCGTCGTGCAGTGGTTCCAGCACTTCGAACGATTCCACATCGGTCATCTCCGCCGTAGCATCACCACGGCCCGGTGCGAAAGGCACAGTTACGTTAACACCAGCGTCGTTAGCGGCTTTTTCCACCGCTGCCGTACCCGCCAGCACAATCAGGTCGGCCATGCTCACCGGTTTTGCCAGTTTGGCCTGAATGCCTTCCAGCACTTTCAGTACCTTTTGCAGACGTTCCGGCTCGTTGCCTTCCCAGTCTTTCTGCGGTGCTAACCGAATGCGCGAACCATTGGCGCCGCCGCGCTTGTCGGAGCCGCGGAAGGTGCGGGCGCTGTCCCAGGCGGTGGCGACCAGTTCGGCCACGCTCAGGCCGGAAGCCAGAATGGTGTTTTTAATGTCGGTAATTTCCGCATCGTTCAGGGTATAGCTGACGGCCGGCACCGGGTCTTGCCAGATCAGGTCTTCGGCCGGCACATCGGTGCCTAAATAACGGGCTTTCGGGCCTAAATCGCGGTGGGTTAATTTAAACCAGGCGCGGGCAAATACGTCGTCGAAGTAGGCCGGGTCGTTATAAAAACGCTCGGAAATTTTGCGGTATTCCGGGTCCATTTTCAGCGCCATATCGGCGTCGGTCATAATGGGGTTATGACGAATGGACGGGTCTTCCACGTCGGCCGGCTTGTGCTCTTCTTTGATATTAATGGGTTCCCACTGCCAGGCACCGGCCGGGCTCTTTTTCAGTTCCCAGTCGTAATTCAGCAGCAGTTCAAAATAGCCGTTGTCCCATTGGGTCGGGTGGGTGGTCCAGGCGCCTTCAATGCCGCTGGTCACGGTATCGCGGCCAATGCCACGGGTTTTGTGGTTGTTCCAGCCCAGGCCCTGTTCTTCC is part of the Venatoribacter cucullus genome and encodes:
- a CDS encoding MBL fold metallo-hydrolase; this translates as MTVQTLPKQQVGSVTQWLRNALLSLCVATPLALQAAPEGVTQVDLGKAKVSMINDGVYARPLDEKFVTNAPLEQVTQALRDVGLPDDRFDIPFNPLLVDIGKERVLIDTGHGEFGGPTMGLLLQRLQQAGVEPESVTTVLITHFHGDHINGLRNKAGELAFPNAKVMVPAGEWDWWMNDERMAQTPEAGRGTFNAARRVFGPLADSVVKVQPGDEVVPGIRALDAAGHTPGHTAYMIDGGKRKLLYWADTTNIAIFVRNPDWSVQFDMDAEKARETRRRIADLAIREKALVGGFHLPGSAVGELKAKGSGYEFTPLK
- a CDS encoding class I SAM-dependent methyltransferase; the encoded protein is MHAGQRDYWRCERCKATFLDPQQLPSAESEQQEYQLHQNDVNDDGYRRFLMRVSEPLLQRLQSAQQGLDYGCGPGPALADMLTQAGHQMSLYDPVFQPDTEALQRTYDFITCTEVAEHFHQPAQEFDRLNTLLKPGGWLAIMTSFQTDDSAFANWHYRRDPTHVVFYKEDTFYWLASHYGWRCEIPVKNVALLQKRHDR
- the katG gene encoding catalase/peroxidase HPI, with the protein product MDKKSPATGKCPIMHGGNTANGNSNMDWWPNNLNLDILHQHDRKTNPLGDDFNYAEAFKKLDLDAVKNDLKALMTQSQDWWPADWGHYGGLMIRMAWHSAGTYRIADGRGGAGTGNQRFAPINSWPDNANLDKARRLLWPIKKKYGNSLSWADLIILAGNMAYESMGFKTFGFAGGREDIWHPEKDTYWGSEKEWLAKSGSEGSRYSGERDLENPLAAVMMGLIYVNPEGVDGNPDPLKTAHDMRITFARMAMNDEETVALTAGGHTVGKCHGNGRAENLGPEPEAADVEEQGLGWNNHKTRGIGRDTVTSGIEGAWTTHPTQWDNGYFELLLNYDWELKKSPAGAWQWEPINIKEEHKPADVEDPSIRHNPIMTDADMALKMDPEYRKISERFYNDPAYFDDVFARAWFKLTHRDLGPKARYLGTDVPAEDLIWQDPVPAVSYTLNDAEITDIKNTILASGLSVAELVATAWDSARTFRGSDKRGGANGSRIRLAPQKDWEGNEPERLQKVLKVLEGIQAKLAKPVSMADLIVLAGTAAVEKAANDAGVNVTVPFAPGRGDATAEMTDVESFEVLEPLHDGFRNWVKKDYVVTPEEMLLDRTQLMGLTAPEMTALIGGMRVLGTNHGGTQHGIFTDRVGVLSNDFFVNLTDMNYRWEPTGKNTYNIVERNSGKTRWTATRVDLVFGSNSILRSYAEVYAQDDNRAKFVHDFINAWVKVMNADRFDLK